One window from the genome of Sphaerotilus microaerophilus encodes:
- the flgA gene encoding flagellar basal body P-ring formation chaperone FlgA, which yields MVTPSLPSPARSQSRAAAWAACLAGASLALGSGGHVLAANAGGVGTGAATEAADSAVASIAQALALTQQSVRVPAGARVEVIPGALDPRLKLAPCARIEPQIPPGARAWGRTRVALRCVSGPVRWQVYLPLTVQVWARAAVLATAQPAGSTLTAADLQLAEVDLAAALAPAFTAPGDLVGRTLAVALPAGATVRADLLRQRQWFQAGETVTVVAQGQGYAVSGEAQALGNGVEGQSVRLRTDSGRIITAMPVGTRRVELPL from the coding sequence ATGGTCACCCCGTCCCTGCCTTCGCCCGCGCGCAGCCAAAGCCGCGCCGCCGCGTGGGCGGCGTGCCTGGCCGGGGCCAGCCTCGCGCTGGGCTCCGGCGGCCACGTGCTGGCAGCCAACGCCGGAGGCGTGGGGACCGGAGCCGCCACCGAGGCGGCGGACTCAGCCGTCGCCTCGATCGCCCAGGCCCTGGCATTGACGCAGCAGAGCGTGCGCGTACCCGCTGGCGCGCGCGTCGAGGTGATCCCCGGGGCGCTCGACCCCCGTCTGAAGCTGGCGCCCTGCGCCCGTATCGAGCCGCAGATTCCCCCCGGTGCACGCGCCTGGGGCCGCACCCGCGTGGCCCTGCGCTGCGTGAGCGGACCAGTGCGCTGGCAGGTCTACCTGCCGCTGACGGTACAGGTCTGGGCCCGCGCTGCGGTCCTGGCCACGGCACAGCCCGCGGGCAGCACGCTCACGGCCGCCGACCTGCAACTCGCCGAGGTGGACCTGGCCGCGGCACTGGCCCCAGCCTTCACCGCGCCGGGCGACCTGGTCGGCCGCACGCTGGCCGTCGCCCTGCCGGCGGGCGCCACCGTGCGCGCCGACCTGCTGCGCCAGCGCCAGTGGTTCCAGGCCGGCGAGACCGTCACCGTCGTCGCGCAGGGGCAGGGCTACGCCGTGTCTGGCGAGGCCCAGGCGTTGGGCAATGGCGTCGAAGGCCAGAGCGTGCGCCTGCGCACCGACAGCGGCCGCATCATCACCGCGATGCCGGTGGGCACGCGCCGCGTGGAGCTGCCGCTGTGA
- the flgM gene encoding flagellar biosynthesis anti-sigma factor FlgM: protein MKIGNTAVSPNVAPVGQPATRGAADGARTSNTSSAGNASGTGEASATVSLSGAAKALLDGADGTFDANKVEQVRQSIADGSYKVNAETIADKLLANAQEVLGKSGSAR, encoded by the coding sequence ATGAAAATCGGCAACACGGCAGTTTCCCCCAACGTCGCACCCGTGGGCCAGCCCGCCACGCGCGGCGCTGCCGACGGTGCACGCACCAGCAACACCTCGTCCGCTGGCAACGCCAGCGGCACTGGCGAGGCCAGCGCCACCGTGAGCCTGTCTGGAGCAGCCAAGGCGCTGCTCGATGGTGCCGACGGCACCTTCGACGCCAACAAGGTCGAGCAGGTGCGCCAGTCGATCGCCGACGGCAGCTACAAGGTGAACGCCGAAACCATCGCCGACAAGCTGCTCGCCAATGCCCAGGAAGTGCTGGGCAAGTCCGGCAGCGCTCGTTGA